Proteins encoded within one genomic window of Streptomyces taklimakanensis:
- the carA gene encoding glutamine-hydrolyzing carbamoyl-phosphate synthase small subunit has product MTTSTRTAARVPAVLVLEDGRIFRGRAYGAVGETLGEAVFSTGMTGYQETLTDPSYHRQVVVMTAPHIGNTGVNDEDPESGRIWVAGYVVRDPARVPSSWRSVRTLDEELVAQGVVGICGVDTRALTRHLRERGAMRVGIFSGEALADEASLLARVRTAPEMVGADLAAEVATAEPYVVPAVGAKRFTVAAVDLGIKGMTPRRMAERGIEVHVLPATATVEDVYAVDPDGVFFSNGPGDPAAADRPVSVMRSVLERSTPLFGICFGNQVLGRALGFGTYKLKYGHRGINQPVQDRLTGRVEVTAHNHGFAVDAPVGAPSDTPYGRAEVSHVCLNDGVVEGLRLLDRPAFSVQYHPEAAAGPHDAAYLFDRFVSLMEGQRA; this is encoded by the coding sequence ATGACGACCTCCACCCGCACAGCCGCGAGGGTGCCCGCCGTACTCGTCCTGGAAGACGGCCGTATCTTCCGTGGCCGCGCCTACGGGGCGGTGGGCGAGACCCTGGGCGAGGCGGTGTTCTCCACCGGGATGACCGGTTACCAGGAGACGTTGACCGATCCGTCCTACCACCGTCAGGTGGTGGTGATGACCGCTCCGCATATCGGCAACACCGGCGTCAACGACGAGGACCCGGAGTCGGGGCGGATCTGGGTGGCCGGGTATGTGGTGCGTGATCCGGCCCGGGTGCCTTCCAGTTGGCGTTCGGTGCGCACGTTGGACGAGGAGTTGGTCGCCCAGGGGGTGGTCGGCATCTGTGGTGTCGACACCCGGGCGCTGACCCGGCATCTGCGTGAGCGTGGGGCGATGCGGGTGGGGATCTTCTCCGGTGAGGCGCTCGCCGACGAGGCGTCCCTGCTGGCCCGGGTGCGTACCGCCCCCGAGATGGTCGGGGCCGACCTCGCCGCCGAGGTCGCCACCGCCGAGCCGTATGTGGTTCCCGCCGTCGGCGCCAAGCGGTTCACGGTGGCGGCGGTGGATCTGGGGATCAAGGGGATGACGCCGCGGCGGATGGCCGAGCGTGGTATCGAGGTGCACGTGTTGCCGGCGACGGCGACGGTCGAGGACGTCTACGCGGTCGATCCGGATGGGGTGTTCTTCTCCAACGGTCCGGGCGACCCCGCGGCCGCGGACCGTCCCGTCTCCGTCATGCGCTCCGTCCTGGAGCGGTCCACGCCGTTGTTCGGTATCTGTTTCGGCAATCAGGTCCTGGGCCGTGCGCTCGGCTTCGGCACCTACAAGTTGAAGTACGGCCACCGGGGCATCAACCAGCCGGTGCAGGACCGCCTCACCGGTCGGGTGGAGGTCACCGCGCACAATCACGGTTTCGCCGTGGACGCCCCCGTGGGCGCGCCCAGCGACACCCCCTACGGCCGGGCCGAGGTCTCCCACGTCTGCCTCAACGACGGCGTGGTCGAGGGGCTGCGCCTGCTCGACCGGCCCGCCTTCAGTGTTCAGTACCACCCCGAGGCGGCGGCCGGTCCGCACGACGCCGCCTACCTGTTCGACCGCTTCGTCTCCCTGATGGAGGGCCAGCGTGCCTAA
- the coaBC gene encoding bifunctional phosphopantothenoylcysteine decarboxylase/phosphopantothenate--cysteine ligase CoaBC, translated as MDRSDKPRVVLGVSGGIAAYKACEVLRRLTESGHDVRVVPTASALRFVGEPTWAALSGHPVATGVWEDVQEVPHVRIGQEADLVVVAPATADILARAAHGLADDLLTNTLLTARCPVVFAPAMHTEMWEHPATVENVATLRRRGAVVVEPAVGRLTGKDTGKGRLPEPGEIFEVCRRVLARGTGGERDLAGRHVVVSAGGTREPLDPVRFLGNRSSGRQGYALARTAVARGARVTLVAANTALPDPAGADVVRVGTAVQLREAVLKAAADADAVVMAAAVADFRPARYAQGKIKKRDGQEPEPVELVRNPDVLAELSSTRPRPGQVVVGFAAETDDVLVNGRAKLARKGCDLLVVNEVGEEKTFGSTENEAVVLGADGSETPVPHGPKEALADTVWDEVAHRLNAG; from the coding sequence ATGGACAGGTCCGACAAGCCCAGGGTGGTCCTGGGGGTCAGCGGCGGGATCGCCGCCTACAAGGCGTGCGAGGTGCTGAGACGGCTGACGGAGTCCGGTCACGACGTGCGGGTGGTGCCGACCGCCTCGGCGCTGAGGTTCGTCGGCGAGCCCACCTGGGCGGCGCTGTCGGGCCACCCCGTCGCGACCGGGGTCTGGGAGGACGTCCAGGAGGTCCCGCACGTTCGCATCGGTCAGGAGGCGGACCTGGTCGTCGTCGCGCCGGCCACCGCCGACATCCTGGCCAGGGCCGCCCACGGCCTCGCCGACGACCTGCTGACCAACACCCTGCTCACCGCACGGTGCCCGGTGGTCTTCGCACCCGCCATGCACACCGAGATGTGGGAGCATCCCGCCACCGTCGAGAACGTGGCCACCCTGCGCCGTCGCGGCGCGGTCGTCGTCGAGCCCGCCGTCGGACGACTGACCGGCAAGGACACCGGCAAGGGCCGGCTGCCCGAGCCCGGCGAGATCTTCGAGGTCTGCCGCCGGGTGCTGGCCCGCGGCACCGGAGGGGAGCGGGACCTGGCCGGACGGCACGTCGTGGTCAGCGCGGGCGGCACCCGGGAACCACTGGACCCGGTGCGCTTCCTGGGCAACCGTTCCTCCGGGCGCCAGGGGTACGCGCTGGCGCGCACCGCGGTGGCGCGCGGCGCCCGGGTGACCCTGGTCGCCGCCAACACCGCCCTGCCCGACCCCGCCGGCGCGGACGTGGTGCGGGTGGGTACGGCCGTCCAGCTCCGCGAGGCCGTGCTGAAGGCCGCGGCGGACGCGGACGCGGTGGTCATGGCCGCCGCCGTGGCCGACTTCCGGCCCGCCCGCTACGCCCAGGGGAAGATCAAGAAACGGGACGGACAGGAGCCGGAGCCCGTCGAGCTGGTCCGCAACCCCGATGTCCTCGCCGAGCTCTCCTCGACGCGCCCCCGTCCCGGACAGGTGGTCGTCGGATTCGCCGCCGAGACCGACGACGTCCTGGTCAACGGCCGTGCCAAGCTCGCCCGGAAGGGGTGCGACCTGTTGGTCGTCAACGAGGTGGGGGAGGAGAAGACCTTCGGCTCGACGGAGAACGAGGCCGTCGTCCTGGGCGCGGACGGCAGCGAGACGCCCGTGCCACACGGCCCCAAGGAAGCCCTCGCCGACACGGTGTGGGACGAGGTCGCCCACCGGCTGAACGCGGGGTGA
- the carB gene encoding carbamoyl-phosphate synthase large subunit, whose amino-acid sequence MPKRTDIQSVLVIGSGPIVIGQAAEFDYSGTQACRVLKAEGMRVILVNSNPATIMTDPEIADATYVEPITPEFVERIIARERPDALLATLGGQTALNTAISLHEDGTLAEYGVELIGANVEAIRKGEDRDRFKEVVAEVRAKIGHGESARSVICHSMEEVLAGVEELGGYPVVVRPSFTMGGAGSGFAHDEAELRRIAGQGLALSPTTEVLLEESILGWKEYELELMRDRNDNVVVVCSIENFDPMGVHTGDSITVAPAMTLTDREYQVLRDVGIAVIREVGVDTGGCNIQFAVNPVDGRVIVIEMNPRVSRSSALASKATGFPIAKIAAKLAVGYTLDEIPNDITEQTPASFEPTLDYVVVKVPRFAFEKFPGADSTLTTTMKSVGEAMAIGRNFPEALNKALRSLEKAGSQFDFASPVGEKEELLAAARRPTDGRINTVMDAIRAGASPEEVFEATKIDPWFVDQLFLIKEIADELAAADRLDPQVLAEAKRHGFCDAQIAAIRGLREDVVREVRHTLGVRPVYKTVDTCAAEFAARTPYFYSSYDQESEVAPREKPAVIILGSGPNRIGQGVEFDYSCVHASFALREAGYETVMVNCNPETVSTDYDTSDRLYFEPLTLEDVLEVVHAETQAGPVAGVIVQLGGQTPLGLAQALKDNGVPIVGTSPEAIHAAEDRGAFGRVLAAAGLPAPKYGTATTFAEAKEIAAGIGYPVMVRPSYVLGGRGMEIVYDESRLEAYIAESTEIGPSRPVLVDRFLDDAVEIDVDALYDGHELYLGGVMEHIEEAGIHSGDSACALPPITLGGHDIKRLRASTEAIARGVGVRGLINIQFALAGDILYVLEANPRASRTVPFTSKATAVPLAKAAARISLGATIAELRAEGMLPASGDGGTLPLDAPISVKEAVLPWSRFRDVHGRGVDTVLGPEMRSTGEVMGIDTAFGTAYAKSQAGAYGALPTKGRAFVSVANRDKRSLIFPARELVALGFELLATSGTAEVLRRNGIDATVVRKQSEGTGPNGEKTIVQLIHDGEVDLIVNTPYGTGGRLDGYDIRTAAVARAVPCLTTVQALAAAVQGIDATSRGEVGVRSLQEHAEHLTAARGE is encoded by the coding sequence GTGCCTAAGCGCACCGATATCCAGTCCGTCCTGGTCATCGGCTCCGGTCCGATCGTGATCGGGCAGGCGGCCGAGTTCGACTACTCCGGCACCCAGGCGTGTCGTGTCCTCAAGGCCGAGGGGATGCGGGTGATCCTGGTCAACTCCAATCCCGCCACGATCATGACCGATCCGGAGATCGCCGATGCCACGTATGTGGAGCCGATCACTCCGGAGTTCGTGGAGAGGATCATCGCCCGGGAGCGTCCCGATGCGTTGTTGGCCACGTTGGGCGGCCAGACGGCGTTGAACACCGCGATCTCTCTGCACGAGGACGGCACTTTGGCCGAGTACGGGGTGGAGTTGATCGGCGCCAATGTCGAGGCGATCCGCAAGGGCGAGGACCGTGACCGGTTCAAGGAGGTCGTGGCCGAGGTCCGGGCGAAGATCGGTCACGGCGAGTCCGCCCGGTCGGTGATCTGCCACTCCATGGAGGAGGTTCTGGCGGGGGTGGAGGAGCTGGGCGGCTATCCGGTGGTGGTGCGTCCCTCGTTCACCATGGGGGGTGCCGGTTCCGGTTTCGCTCACGACGAGGCCGAGCTGCGCCGCATCGCCGGGCAGGGCCTGGCGCTCTCGCCGACCACCGAGGTGTTGTTGGAGGAGTCGATCCTGGGGTGGAAGGAGTACGAGCTGGAGCTGATGCGCGACCGCAACGACAACGTCGTGGTGGTCTGCTCCATCGAGAACTTCGACCCGATGGGGGTGCACACCGGTGACTCCATCACCGTGGCCCCGGCGATGACGCTGACCGACCGCGAGTACCAGGTGTTGCGGGATGTCGGCATCGCGGTGATCCGCGAGGTGGGGGTGGACACCGGTGGCTGCAACATCCAGTTCGCCGTCAATCCCGTCGACGGCCGGGTCATCGTGATCGAGATGAATCCGCGGGTCTCGCGCTCCTCGGCGTTGGCGTCCAAGGCCACCGGTTTCCCGATCGCCAAGATCGCCGCCAAGCTGGCGGTGGGCTACACCCTGGACGAGATTCCCAACGACATCACCGAGCAGACCCCGGCCTCCTTCGAGCCGACCTTGGACTATGTGGTGGTCAAGGTTCCGCGGTTCGCGTTCGAGAAGTTCCCCGGCGCCGACTCCACCTTGACCACCACCATGAAGTCGGTGGGTGAGGCGATGGCCATCGGCCGCAACTTCCCCGAGGCGCTGAACAAGGCGCTGCGCTCGCTGGAGAAGGCCGGCAGTCAGTTCGACTTCGCCTCCCCGGTGGGGGAGAAGGAGGAGTTGCTGGCCGCCGCCCGGCGTCCCACCGACGGCCGGATCAACACCGTCATGGACGCCATCCGAGCCGGCGCGAGCCCCGAGGAGGTCTTCGAGGCCACGAAGATCGATCCCTGGTTCGTCGACCAGCTGTTCCTGATCAAGGAGATCGCCGACGAGCTGGCCGCCGCCGACCGCCTCGACCCCCAGGTGCTGGCCGAGGCCAAGCGGCACGGCTTCTGCGACGCCCAGATCGCCGCGATCCGCGGGCTGCGCGAGGACGTCGTGCGCGAGGTCCGCCACACCCTGGGGGTGCGGCCGGTCTACAAGACCGTCGACACCTGCGCCGCCGAATTCGCCGCGAGGACCCCGTACTTCTACTCCTCCTACGACCAGGAGAGCGAGGTCGCCCCGCGCGAGAAGCCCGCGGTGATCATCCTGGGGTCGGGGCCCAACCGCATCGGCCAGGGCGTCGAGTTCGACTACTCCTGCGTCCACGCCTCCTTCGCGCTGCGCGAGGCGGGCTATGAGACGGTGATGGTCAACTGCAACCCCGAGACCGTCTCCACCGACTACGACACCTCCGACCGGCTCTACTTCGAGCCGCTCACCCTGGAGGACGTGCTGGAGGTCGTCCACGCCGAGACGCAGGCCGGCCCCGTCGCCGGTGTGATCGTCCAGCTCGGCGGCCAGACCCCCCTGGGGCTGGCCCAGGCGCTCAAGGACAACGGCGTGCCCATCGTGGGCACCTCCCCGGAGGCCATCCACGCCGCCGAGGACCGCGGTGCCTTCGGCCGGGTCCTGGCCGCGGCCGGGCTGCCCGCGCCCAAGTACGGCACCGCCACCACCTTCGCCGAGGCCAAGGAGATCGCCGCCGGGATCGGCTACCCGGTCATGGTCCGCCCCTCCTACGTGCTGGGCGGCCGCGGCATGGAGATCGTCTACGACGAGTCCCGGCTGGAGGCGTACATCGCCGAGTCGACCGAGATCGGCCCCTCCCGGCCGGTGCTGGTCGACCGTTTCCTCGACGACGCCGTCGAGATCGACGTCGACGCCCTCTACGACGGCCACGAGCTCTACCTCGGCGGCGTGATGGAACACATCGAGGAGGCCGGCATCCACTCCGGCGACTCCGCCTGCGCGCTGCCCCCCATCACCCTGGGCGGCCACGACATCAAACGGCTGCGGGCCTCCACCGAGGCCATCGCCCGCGGGGTGGGGGTGCGCGGACTGATCAACATCCAGTTCGCGCTGGCCGGCGACATCCTCTACGTGCTGGAGGCCAACCCGCGCGCCTCGCGCACCGTCCCCTTCACCTCCAAGGCCACCGCCGTCCCCCTGGCCAAGGCCGCCGCCCGCATCTCGCTGGGCGCCACCATCGCCGAGCTGCGCGCCGAGGGCATGCTGCCCGCCTCCGGCGACGGCGGCACCCTGCCGCTGGACGCGCCGATCTCGGTCAAGGAGGCCGTGCTGCCCTGGAGCCGCTTCCGCGACGTCCACGGCCGCGGCGTGGACACCGTGCTGGGCCCGGAGATGCGCTCCACCGGCGAGGTGATGGGCATCGACACCGCCTTCGGCACCGCCTACGCCAAGTCCCAGGCCGGGGCCTACGGCGCGCTGCCCACCAAGGGCCGCGCCTTCGTCTCGGTCGCCAACCGGGACAAACGCTCGCTGATCTTCCCGGCCCGCGAGCTGGTCGCCCTGGGCTTCGAACTGCTGGCCACCTCCGGCACCGCCGAGGTGCTGCGCCGCAACGGCATCGACGCCACCGTGGTGCGCAAGCAGAGCGAGGGCACCGGACCCAACGGCGAGAAGACCATCGTCCAACTCATCCACGACGGCGAGGTCGACCTCATCGTCAACACCCCCTACGGCACCGGCGGCCGGCTGGACGGCTACGATATCCGCACCGCCGCCGTCGCCCGCGCGGTGCCCTGCCTGACCACCGTCCAGGCCCTGGCCGCCGCCGTCCAAGGCATCGACGCCACCTCACGCGGGGAGGTCGGCGTCCGCTCCCTCCAGGAACACGCCGAACACCTCACCGCCGCCCGCGGGGAGTGA
- a CDS encoding integration host factor, producing the protein MALPPLTPEQRAAALEKAAAARRERAEVKNRLKHSGASLHEVIKQGQENEVIGKMKVSALLESLPGVGKVRARQIMERLGISESRRVRGLGSNQIASLEREFGGGSA; encoded by the coding sequence GTGGCTCTTCCGCCCCTTACCCCTGAACAGCGCGCAGCCGCGCTCGAGAAGGCCGCCGCGGCTCGCCGGGAGCGCGCCGAGGTCAAGAACCGACTGAAGCACTCCGGCGCCTCGCTCCACGAGGTCATCAAGCAGGGCCAGGAGAACGAGGTCATCGGCAAGATGAAGGTCTCCGCCCTCCTGGAGTCCCTGCCCGGCGTCGGCAAGGTCCGGGCCCGCCAGATCATGGAGCGGCTCGGCATCTCCGAGAGCCGCCGGGTGCGCGGTCTGGGATCCAACCAGATCGCCTCCCTGGAGCGGGAGTTCGGCGGCGGCTCCGCCTGA
- the gmk gene encoding guanylate kinase gives MSERPRLTVLSGPSGVGKSTVVAHLRKVHPEIWLSVSATTRRPRPGEQHGVQYFFVDDEEFDKLVANGELLEWAEFAGNRYGTPRRAVLERLAAGDPVLLEIDLQGARLVRESMPEARLVFLAPPSWDELVRRLTGRGTESPEVVERRLEAAKVELAAEPEFDVTLVNTSVEEVSRELLALMKVS, from the coding sequence ATGAGTGAACGTCCGCGGCTGACCGTGCTCTCCGGCCCCTCCGGGGTCGGCAAGAGCACGGTCGTCGCTCATCTGCGCAAGGTCCATCCGGAGATCTGGCTCTCGGTCTCCGCCACCACCCGCCGCCCGCGCCCCGGCGAGCAGCACGGCGTCCAGTACTTCTTCGTGGACGACGAGGAGTTCGACAAGCTGGTCGCCAACGGCGAACTGCTGGAGTGGGCGGAGTTCGCCGGCAACCGCTACGGGACGCCCCGGCGGGCCGTGCTGGAACGGCTGGCGGCGGGGGACCCGGTGCTGTTGGAGATCGACCTCCAGGGGGCGCGCCTGGTGCGCGAGTCGATGCCCGAGGCCCGGCTCGTCTTCCTCGCCCCGCCCAGCTGGGACGAGCTGGTCCGCCGGCTCACCGGTCGCGGCACCGAGTCCCCCGAGGTCGTCGAACGGCGGCTGGAGGCGGCCAAGGTCGAGCTGGCGGCCGAACCGGAGTTCGACGTGACCCTGGTCAACACCTCCGTCGAGGAGGTCAGCCGAGAGCTGCTAGCCTTGATGAAGGTTTCGTGA
- the metK gene encoding methionine adenosyltransferase — MSRRLFTSESVTEGHPDKIADQISDTILDALLAQDPASRVAVETMITTGLVHVAGEVTTAAYADIPTLVRGRILEIGYDSSKKGFDGASCGVSVSIGAQSPDIAQGVDAAYEARVEGDQDELDRQGAGDQGLMFGYACDETPELMPLPIHLAHRLSRRLSEVRKNGTIPYLRPDGKTQVTIEYHGDKAVRLDTVVVSSQHASDIDLDSLLAPDIREFVVEHVLAGLVADGIKLDTDDYRLLVNPTGRFEIGGPMGDAGLTGRKIIIDTYGGMARHGGGAFSGKDPSKVDRSAAYAMRWVAKNVVAAGLATRCEVQVAYAIGKAEPVGLFVETFGTATVDPERIERAIGQVFDLRPAAIIRDLELLRPIYAQTAAYGHFGRELPDFTWERTDRTDALRAAAGL, encoded by the coding sequence GTGTCCCGCCGCCTGTTCACCTCGGAGTCCGTGACCGAGGGTCACCCCGACAAGATCGCCGACCAGATCAGCGACACCATCCTCGACGCCCTCCTGGCCCAGGACCCGGCCTCCCGGGTCGCCGTGGAGACGATGATCACCACCGGTCTGGTGCACGTGGCCGGCGAGGTCACCACCGCCGCGTACGCCGACATCCCCACCCTGGTGCGCGGCAGGATCCTGGAGATCGGCTACGACTCCTCCAAGAAGGGCTTCGACGGTGCCTCGTGCGGGGTGTCGGTCTCCATCGGCGCGCAGTCCCCGGACATCGCCCAGGGAGTGGACGCCGCCTACGAGGCCCGGGTGGAGGGCGACCAGGACGAGCTGGACCGGCAGGGCGCCGGCGACCAGGGCCTGATGTTCGGCTACGCCTGCGACGAGACGCCGGAGCTGATGCCGCTGCCGATCCACCTGGCCCACCGGCTCTCGCGCCGGCTGAGCGAGGTGCGCAAGAACGGCACCATCCCCTATCTGCGTCCGGACGGCAAGACGCAGGTGACCATCGAGTACCACGGCGACAAGGCGGTGCGGCTGGACACCGTGGTGGTCTCCTCCCAGCACGCCTCCGACATCGATCTGGACTCGCTGCTGGCCCCGGACATCCGGGAGTTCGTCGTCGAGCACGTGCTGGCGGGCCTGGTGGCCGACGGGATCAAGCTGGACACCGACGACTACCGGCTGCTGGTCAACCCGACGGGGCGGTTCGAGATCGGCGGGCCGATGGGCGATGCCGGCCTGACCGGCCGGAAGATCATCATCGACACCTACGGCGGGATGGCCCGGCACGGCGGTGGCGCGTTCTCCGGCAAGGATCCCTCCAAGGTGGACCGCTCGGCCGCCTACGCGATGCGGTGGGTGGCCAAGAACGTGGTCGCCGCCGGGTTGGCCACGCGCTGTGAGGTCCAGGTCGCCTACGCGATCGGCAAGGCCGAGCCGGTGGGCCTGTTCGTGGAGACCTTCGGCACGGCCACCGTCGATCCCGAGCGGATCGAGCGGGCCATCGGCCAGGTCTTCGACCTGCGGCCGGCCGCCATCATCCGCGATCTGGAACTGCTGCGCCCGATCTACGCACAGACCGCCGCCTACGGTCACTTCGGCCGGGAGCTGCCGGACTTCACCTGGGAGCGCACCGACCGCACCGACGCCCTGCGCGCCGCCGCAGGGCTGTGA
- the rpoZ gene encoding DNA-directed RNA polymerase subunit omega, with protein sequence MSSSITTPEGIINPPIDELLEATDSKYSLVIYAAKRARQINAYYSQLGEGLLEYVGPLVDTHVHEKPLSIALREINAGLLTSEAIDTPAQ encoded by the coding sequence GTGTCCTCTTCCATCACCACGCCCGAGGGCATCATCAACCCGCCGATCGATGAGCTGCTCGAAGCCACCGACTCGAAGTACAGCCTGGTGATCTACGCCGCCAAGCGCGCGCGTCAGATCAACGCCTACTACTCGCAGCTCGGCGAGGGCCTGCTGGAGTACGTCGGCCCGCTGGTGGACACCCACGTCCACGAGAAGCCGCTGTCGATCGCCCTCCGCGAGATCAACGCGGGTCTGTTGACCTCCGAGGCCATCGACACCCCGGCGCAGTGA
- the pyrF gene encoding orotidine-5'-phosphate decarboxylase: MSSSPASPTASPGSSSPEPFGARLRRAMDARGPLCVGIDPHASLLASWGLDDDVAGLERFTRTVVDALADRVAVLKPQSAFFERFGSRGVAVLERAIADARSAGALVLTDAKRGDIGSTMAAYAAAYLEPGSPLFSDAVTVSPYLGFGSLRPALDAAKAAGAGVFVLALTSNPEGGQVQRATAAGGVSVAQTVLDHIARENAGAEPLGSVGAVVGATLAEAGVDLSVNGPLLAPGLGAQGAGAEDLPRVFGDAVRDVVPSISRGVLGHGPSPAGLRESAAREVDRIREVLG, translated from the coding sequence ATGAGCAGCAGTCCCGCCTCCCCGACCGCCTCCCCGGGCTCGTCGTCCCCCGAGCCGTTCGGCGCCCGGCTGCGCCGCGCCATGGACGCCCGCGGCCCGCTGTGCGTGGGCATCGATCCGCACGCGTCACTGCTCGCCTCCTGGGGGCTGGACGACGACGTGGCGGGCTTGGAGCGGTTCACGCGCACGGTCGTGGACGCCCTCGCCGATCGGGTGGCCGTCCTCAAGCCGCAGTCGGCCTTCTTCGAGCGCTTCGGTTCGCGCGGTGTCGCCGTGCTGGAGCGGGCGATCGCCGACGCGCGCTCGGCCGGTGCGTTGGTGCTCACCGACGCCAAGCGCGGCGACATCGGCTCGACCATGGCCGCCTACGCCGCCGCCTATCTCGAACCGGGCAGTCCGTTGTTCTCCGACGCGGTGACCGTCAGCCCCTACCTGGGCTTCGGCTCGCTGCGGCCGGCCCTGGACGCGGCGAAGGCGGCCGGGGCGGGCGTCTTCGTGCTGGCGCTCACCTCCAACCCCGAGGGTGGCCAGGTGCAGCGGGCCACGGCGGCCGGAGGCGTGTCGGTGGCGCAGACGGTGCTGGACCACATCGCTCGGGAGAACGCCGGGGCGGAACCGCTGGGATCGGTGGGCGCCGTGGTGGGCGCGACGCTGGCGGAGGCCGGCGTCGATCTGTCGGTGAACGGCCCGCTGCTGGCACCCGGACTGGGGGCGCAGGGGGCCGGCGCGGAGGACCTGCCGAGGGTCTTCGGTGACGCGGTGCGCGACGTCGTGCCGTCCATCAGCAGGGGGGTGCTGGGGCACGGCCCCTCGCCGGCGGGACTGCGCGAGTCCGCGGCGCGGGAGGTCGACCGCATCCGGGAGGTCCTGGGCTGA
- a CDS encoding quinone-dependent dihydroorotate dehydrogenase, which yields MYPLLFSLLLKRLDPERAHHLGFALIRLVARVPGLRSLVAALLAPSRSQRRALATEALGLRMRGPFGLAAGFDKNAVGIDGLTMLGFDHVEIGTVTAHAQSGNPTPRLFRLVADRALVNRMGFNNEGSAAVAARLAKRRAVFPATVGVNIGKTKVTPESEAADDYATSARRLAPHADYLVVNVSSPNTPGLRNLQATEHLRPLLTAVRSAADAAVPDRRVPLLVKIAPDLADEDVDAVADLAVELGLDGIIATNTTIARDGLGLTTDRAEIEAVGAGGLSGAPLKERSLEVLRRLYARVGDRVTLIGVGGVRTADDVWERVLAGATLVQGYSAFVYEGPLWCRRVHRGLAARLAASPYATLAEAVGADTRKVTSR from the coding sequence ATGTACCCCCTGCTGTTCAGCCTGCTCCTCAAACGCCTCGACCCCGAGCGGGCGCACCACCTCGGATTCGCCCTGATCCGGCTGGTCGCCCGCGTCCCCGGGCTGCGCTCCCTCGTCGCGGCCCTCCTCGCCCCGAGCCGGTCCCAGCGGCGTGCCCTGGCCACCGAGGCCCTCGGCCTGCGGATGCGCGGCCCCTTCGGACTGGCCGCCGGCTTCGACAAGAACGCCGTCGGCATCGACGGCCTCACCATGCTCGGCTTCGACCACGTCGAGATCGGCACCGTCACCGCGCACGCCCAATCCGGCAACCCCACGCCGCGGCTGTTCCGCCTGGTCGCCGACCGGGCGCTGGTCAACCGCATGGGCTTCAACAACGAGGGGTCCGCCGCGGTGGCGGCCCGCCTCGCGAAGCGCCGCGCCGTCTTCCCCGCCACCGTCGGCGTCAACATCGGCAAGACGAAGGTCACACCCGAGAGCGAGGCCGCCGACGACTACGCGACCTCCGCCCGGCGGCTGGCCCCGCACGCGGACTACCTCGTCGTCAACGTCTCCTCGCCCAACACGCCCGGACTGCGGAACCTCCAGGCCACCGAGCACCTGCGTCCGCTGCTGACGGCCGTGCGATCCGCCGCCGACGCCGCGGTGCCCGACCGGCGCGTTCCCCTGCTGGTCAAGATCGCCCCGGACCTGGCCGACGAGGACGTCGACGCCGTCGCCGACCTCGCCGTCGAACTGGGGCTGGACGGCATCATCGCCACCAACACCACCATCGCCCGCGACGGGCTCGGTCTGACCACCGACCGCGCCGAGATCGAGGCCGTCGGCGCGGGCGGCCTGTCCGGAGCCCCGCTGAAGGAGCGCTCGCTGGAGGTGCTGCGCCGGTTGTACGCCCGCGTCGGCGACCGCGTCACCCTGATCGGGGTCGGCGGGGTGCGCACCGCCGACGACGTGTGGGAGCGCGTCCTGGCCGGCGCCACCCTCGTCCAGGGCTACAGCGCCTTCGTCTACGAGGGGCCGCTGTGGTGCCGCCGCGTCCACCGGGGTCTGGCCGCGCGGCTGGCCGCGAGCCCGTACGCCACCCTCGCCGAGGCCGTCGGCGCCGACACCAGGAAGGTGACCTCACGATGA